From a single Diceros bicornis minor isolate mBicDic1 chromosome 6, mDicBic1.mat.cur, whole genome shotgun sequence genomic region:
- the DYDC2 gene encoding LOW QUALITY PROTEIN: DPY30 domain-containing protein 2 (The sequence of the model RefSeq protein was modified relative to this genomic sequence to represent the inferred CDS: inserted 3 bases in 2 codons; substituted 2 bases at 2 genomic stop codons) has product MPTRMETDYLRRCFGNCLAQALAEVAKVRPSDPIEYLAHRLYHYRKTAKAKEEERQEKIQVKGQDDNHPKEREVTEMLKQEECQIPQRCEKYPESLISVARSTEKTIVMQENAKPLEKEALKQESLPGTSNMIPGMSQQISSEPSXGXTDWNVTTPQEINYXAFQGEIAXQMHSGSKSPS; this is encoded by the exons at GCCTACAAGGATGGAAACTGATTACCTGAGGAGGTGCTTTGGAAACTGCCTGGCCCAGGCACTCGCCGAGGTGGCAAAGGTTCGGCCCAGCGACCCCATAGAGTACCTGGCTCACCGGCTTTATCATTACAGGAAAACCGCTAAAGCAAAAGAAGAG GAGAGGCAAGAGAAGATCCAGGTGAAGGGACAAGATGATAATCACCCCAAAGAAAGAGAAGTAACAGAAATGCTAAAGCAAGAAGAGTGTCAGATTCCACAGAGGTGTGAAAAGTATCCCGAG tcACTGATTTCTGTAGCTCGTTCCACAGAGAAGACCATAGTCATGCAGGAGAATGCAAAACCCCTTGAGAAAGAGGCCTTGAAGCAGGAATCCCTGCCAGGTACTTCCAATATGATTCCAGGAATGTCTCAACAGATTTCTTCAGAGCCATC TGGCTAGACTGACTGGAACGTCACAACTCCACAGGAAATAAATTACTAGGCTTTTCAGGGTGAAATTG CCCAAATGCATTCTGGCTCCAAGTCTCCTTCTTAG